A single genomic interval of Takifugu flavidus isolate HTHZ2018 chromosome 19, ASM371156v2, whole genome shotgun sequence harbors:
- the cpsf2 gene encoding cleavage and polyadenylation specificity factor subunit 2: MTSIIKLTAVSGVQEESALCYLLQVDEFRFLLDCGWDENFSMDIIDAMKRYVHQVDAVLLSHPDPIHLGALPYAVGKLGLNCTIYATIPVYKMGQMFMYDLYQSRNNSEDFTLFTLDDVDSAFDKIQQLKYSQIVNLKGKGHGLSITPLPAGHMIGGTIWKIVKDGEEEIVYAVDFNHKREIHLNGCTLESISRPSLLITDSFNATYVQPRRKQRDEMLLTNVMETLRGDGNVLIAVDTAGRVLELAQLLDQIWRTKDAGLGVYPLALLNNVSYNVVEFSKSQVEWMSDKLMRCFEDKRNNPFQFRHLTLCHSLADLARVPSPKVVLCSQPDLESGFSRELFIQWSKDAKNSIILTYRTTPGTLSRYLIDNPGEKHLDLEVRKRVKLEGRELEEYLEKDRIKKEAAKKLEQAKEVDVDSSDESDIDDDLDQPTIVKSKHHDLMMKSEGSRKGSFFKQAKKSYPMFPTHEERIKWDEYGEIIRLEDFLVPELQATEEEKSKFDSGLTNGDEPMDQDLSVLPTKCISNVESLEIRARVTYIDYEGRSDGDSIKKIINQMKPRQLVIVHGPPEASLDLAESCKAFSKDIKVYTPKLQETIDATSETHIYQVRLKDSLVSSLQFCKAKDTELAWIDGVLDMRVVKVDTGVMLEDGVKEEGEDSELSMEVTPDLGIEPSAIAVAAQRAMKNLFGEEEKELSEESDIIPTLEPLPTPEVPGHQSVFINEPRLSDFKQVLLREGIQAEFVGGVLVCNNMVAVRRTEAGRIGLEGCLCEDYYKIRELLYQQYAVV, translated from the exons ATGACGTCTATTATCAAGCTGACAGCTGTGTCAGGAGTTCAGGAGGAGTCTGCGCTCTGTTACCTGCTGCAGGTGGATGAATTCCGCTTCCTCCTGGACTGTGGCTGGGATGAAAACTTCTCCATGGACATCATCGACGCGATGAAACG ATATGTTCATCAGGTTGATGCTGTGCTGCTTTCCCATCCTGACCCAATACATCTGGGTGCCCTGCCTTATGCAGTAGGGAAACTGGGTCTAAATTGTACCATCTATGCTACAATTCCAGTGTACAAGATGGGTCAGATGTTTATGTATGATCTTTACCAG TCTCGAAACAATAGTGAAGATTTCACACTGTTCACCCTTGACGATGTGGATTCTGCTTTTGATAAGATCCAACAGCTGAAATATTCTCAGATTGTCAATCTGAAAG GAAAGGGGCACGGTCTCTCCATCACTCCGCTTCCTGCTGGTCACATGATCGGAGGAACTATTTGGAAAATTGTGAaggatggtgaggaggagattGTGTATGCGGTTGACTTTAACCACAAAAGAGAGAT CCACCTTAATGGCTGCACGTTGGAGAGCATCAGTCGTCCTTCCTTACTTATCACAGACTCCTTCAATGCAACATATGTGCAACCGCGGCGCAAACAACGAGACGAGATGCTCCTTA cCAATGTGATGGAGACTCTTCGTGGTGACGGCAATGTTCTTATCGCTGTTGATACGGCTGGCCGTGTGCTGGAGCTCGCGCAGCTCCTGGACCAGATTTGGAGAACCAAGGATGCTGGACTTGGGGTTTACCCATTAGCACTTCTTAACAATGTCAGCTACAATGTAGTGGAGTTCTCTAAATCCCAG GTGGAGTGGATGAGTGATAAGCTCATGAGGTGTTTTGAAGACAAGAGAAACAACCCGTTCCAGTTCCGTCACCTTACCCTGTGCCATAGCCTGGCGGACCTGGCCCGGGTGCCCAGCCCTAAAGTGGTCCTCTGCAGCCAGCCAGACCTCGAGTCTGGATTTTCCAGAGAACTTTTCATTCAGTGGAGCAAAGATGCCAAAAACTCCATCATCCTCACGTACCGCACCACTCCCGGAACGTTGTCCCGATACCTCATCGACAACCCTGGAGAAAAGCACCTGGATCTGGAG GTGAGGAAACGGGTGAAGCTAGAAGGCAGGGAGCTGGAGGAATACCTCGAAAAggacagaataaaaaaagaagcagccaaAAAGCTCGAACAGGCAAAAGA AGTAGATGTGGACTCCAGTGATGAGAGCGACATTGATGATGACTTGGACCAGCCGACGATCGTGAAATCTAAACACCACGACCTGATGATGAAATCCGAGGGAAGCCGAAAGGGCAGCTTTTTCAAGCAAGCCAAAAAGTCTTATCCAATGTTCCCGACACATGAAGAGAGGATAAAGTGGGATGAATATGGGGAAATCATCAG GCTAGAAGATTTCCTGGTTCCAGAATTGCaagccacagaggaggagaaaagcaagTTTGATTCAGGGCTGACCAACGGGGATGAGCCCATGGATCAGGATCTTTCTGTTCTTCCCACCAAGTGCATCTCCAATGTAGAAAGTCTGGAGATCCG AGCAAGGGTCACATACATAGATTATGAGGGCCGCTCTGATGGCGACTCCATCAAAAAGATCATCAATCAGATGAAACCCAGACAGCTAGTCATCGTTCACGGGCCCCCAGAAGCCAGCCTTGACCTGGCCGAGTCATGTAAGGCCTTCAGCAAGGACATCAAGGTCTACACACCCAAACTGCAGGAGACCATCGACGCCACGAGTGAAACGCACATCTACCAG GTGCGTTTGAAGGACTCCTTGGTCAGCTCTCTGCAGTTCTGCAAGGCCAAAGACACGGAGCTGGCCTGGATCGACGGCGTGCTGGACATGCGGGTGGTGAAAGTGGACACAGGAGTGATGCTGGAGGACGGCGTGAAGGAAGAGGGCGAGGACAGCGAACTGTCAATGGAGGTCACCCCTGATCTGGGTATAGAACCTAGCGCCATCGCGGTGGCGGCACAGCGGGCCATGAAAAACCTGtttggggaggaggaaaaggagctgTCTGAAGAGAGCGACATCATTCCCACGCTGGAGCCTCTGCCTACACCTGAG GTTCCAGGTCATCAGTCGGTGTTCATCAACGAGCCGCGACTGTCGGATTTCAAGCAGGTCCTCCTGAGAGAGGGCATCCAGGCCGAGTTTGTGGGAGGCGTGCTGGTGTGCAACAATATGGTGGCCGTCCGCAGG ACGGAGGCCGGGCGGATTGGCCTGGAGGGCTGCCTGTGTGAAGACTACTACAAGATCCGGGAGCTGCTTTATCAGCAGTACGCTgtggtgtag